The window TCAAAGGTCGCCGAGACGATCTGCCAGAGTCCATTGAGTTTCGCATCCACCAATGCCTTCGCGCCCTCGCCCACGTGGCACTCGACGCAGGCCACGTGCGCGTGCGGCGAACGCTGGTAGGCCACCCACTCCGGATTCATCACGCTGTGGCAGGCGGTCCCGCAGAACCTGGCGCTGTCCATGAAGTGCAGCATGCGCGCGCCGCCCAGCCCGAGAAAGAGGATATTGGCAATGGTCAGCACCGCCAACGTGCCCACCAAGCTCGAACCGAGGCTGGTCAACCTCGTCATCTCCAGGGGGAAGCGCGAGTCCAGCAGCTCCCGCGTTGTCTTGCCCGTCTGCCTGCGCAGACGGGCCCAGCCCACAGGAATGAGCAGCAGGCCCACGATGAACAGCAGCGGCAGCGCCATGTAGCTGACGAGGCCCACGTAGGCGTTCGTCACGATGCCGGATACCCGCAGCAGCTCCATGAAGACGAACAGAACGAAGGCCGTGGTCGTCAGAACGACGCCCGCGATGCCGATCCAGTTGGTCGACAGTCCGAGGATGAGGTGTCGGAATCGTCGGAACATGTCGCGCCTCTACTGCTTCACTCGGTACATCTTCGCGTAGAGTTCCTGCATCTTCCCTGACTGGATGTCTGCCTTGATCTCTGCGGTCGGACGCTGCAGCCACGCGTGGAAGGGATCGGCGAGCATCGCATCGATCTTGGCGTTGAGCTCGGGGTCGTTCAGCTCGCGCAGCTCGGGGATGTACTTGAAGTAGAAGTGCTGGGCGACGTCGTAGATGCCGTGCCACCAGGTGTAGTCCGGCCCCATCATCGCCGCGCCGTGCCGGGCCCGCCGGCCCTCGTGGTGCCAGACCTCCCACCAGGTCCATTCGTACTTGTTGGAGAACGCGGCCTTGCCCTCGCCGAGCCCCTTCTCTTTCGCGAACTGGTAGAGCGCGAGGCCGGGCTTTGCGAACTTCTCGTTGTAGAGGTTCACGACGCCGTCGTACTGGGCGTAGTGGCCGTCTACGAAGCGCTGGCCATGGCAGGCCTGGCAGACGTTCTTCATGTTCGCGCGCTTCGTCTCCCAGTTCTCCTTGGTCTTGGAGACGGGCGGACGAAGCGTCCAGCTGATGCGCTGGCCGACGTCGTGCGTGACGGCCTGATCGCGCGTCGCCGACATGTGGCAGGTCGCGCAGGTGGGCGCCTCGTAGTAGTCCACGCCGACGATCCAGCGGTCGGCGTTCAAGTTCATGTCGTCAACGTGGGTGTAGTAGGCGTTTCCGTGCTTGCTCTCTTCGTAGATCTCCTTCTGGGGATGGTCCGGGCCCAGGTGGCACTTGGAGCAGGACTCGGGGCGGCGCGCCTGCGCTCGGCTGAAGGCGTGGCGAGTGTGGCAGGCCGAGCAAGCGCCCTTGCTGCCGTCGGGATTGATCCGGCCGATGCCGCTGTTGGGCCAACTGGTGATGTCCAGCCTGTTCGGGCTCGACGGGTCGATCTTCACCTTGCTGCCATGGCAACTCGCGCAGCCCGCGATCGCGGCCGGCGCGCCGCCGGCGGCATGGGCAAGGTAGGCATCGTTGGATTCAAGGATCTCGCCCGCGTGCGCGTGGTAGGAGTTCCCCACCTCGGCGGCCTCGCGCTCGTGGCAGCGGCTGCAGTCCTTGGGCGTGACCAATGTGGCGATCTGCGCACCTTCGTGCTCGAAGGCGTCGGCGTCGCCCCGCGCGGCCTGGTGGCAGTCCAGGCAAGTCACGTTGTGCTTTGCGTGTTCGCTGCCGTACCATTGCTTGTAGAGACCGGGCGACTTCTCCTTGTGGCAGGTCATGCACTTGCCCGCCACGCCGGCGTCAGCAGCCGGCTGCGCCAGAGACGGGCTCGCCGCCACAATGAGGGTCAGCACGCCGAGCGCGAGCAGTACGAGAACGGAAACGGCTTTCGAACGCATCGTCTTGACCTCCTGCTGGGATCAGCGTCCCGGGCCCGCATCCGGCGACGGCCGGCAGAGCGGGCTGTTGTCGTCGTGGACCACGATCAGGTCCGCAAGCAGCGTGCTGCTGAAGGCACCTTCGATCTCCGCGATCGCGGCGTCCATCTTGCGGTGAAGCGGGCAGAGCGTCTCGCCCCGGTGCTCCCGGCCCAGGGGGCAGCGTTCGATCCGCCGTATGGGATCGATGGCGTTGACCACCTCGAGGATCGTGATCTCGGTGGCGGGGCGCGCCAGCCGGCACCCTCCCCCCAGCCCGCGCTGGCACTCCAGCAGCCCGGCACGACGCAGCGTCTGTAGCACCTTGACCAGATAGCCGGACGGGACCCCAGTGGCCTCTGCGATTTCCCGGGATGTACTGGACTCGCCGCCACTGGCGGCGAGCCAGGTGGCGACGCGAAGCGCGTAGTCGACGGTCTGGGAAAACACGGCGCCCCCGCTAAGTGGATATTCTTACCTACAGGTCCAATTACACCCAAGGACGAAGGATGTCAAGGTCCGAAATCGTCGGGAAGAGCAAAGACGGCGGCCCCTGGATCAGGGGCCGCCGTTCGCCACAATCGGAAGGTCTACTGCAGCGGGTAGTTGAGGACGTAGTTCGTCAGCGTCTGCCCCGGCGCGCAGAAGCCGCGCGCGCCGTTCATGACCGGGCTGCCCGGGTAGGCCTCGCCGGCGGACATGTTGAACTGGCTGCAGTCCTCGCGGATCTGGTCCTCGTAGGGCCAGGGCCAGAGCGACTCGCCCGTGTCCTGATCCCAGCCCGACTCGCCAACCAGGCTGCCGCTGGCGCCGATCTTCGTCACGATGCGCGCGCCGACGCGGCCGCCGCCCTCGCCCGCGGAGCCCAGCACGCTCCCGAGCTGCACCTCCACCGGCGAGACGAGACCGCTCGTCAGCGGGTTGATGTCCGTGCGCGAGTGCGAGCCCATGCTGCCGTCGATGTTCCGGCCGCCGGTGTTGCCCCAGTAGACGTTGTAGTCGCCGTCGTCCAGGTGGTCGGAGACGGCGTACTGGCCGCTGTCCAGCGTCATGCTCATGATGATGCAGTCGCGCATGGACTCGTCGTTGTACATGTCGAAGGTCACGGGGCGGCGGCCCAGGTTGTTGATGCCGAAGGTGCAGTTGCGCAGCGACCAGCTGCCCACGTCCGCCGT of the Candidatus Latescibacterota bacterium genome contains:
- a CDS encoding Rrf2 family transcriptional regulator: MFSQTVDYALRVATWLAASGGESSTSREIAEATGVPSGYLVKVLQTLRRAGLLECQRGLGGGCRLARPATEITILEVVNAIDPIRRIERCPLGREHRGETLCPLHRKMDAAIAEIEGAFSSTLLADLIVVHDDNSPLCRPSPDAGPGR